A genomic segment from Leptolyngbya boryana PCC 6306 encodes:
- the ribBA gene encoding bifunctional 3,4-dihydroxy-2-butanone-4-phosphate synthase/GTP cyclohydrolase II, with amino-acid sequence MVALNFSVKSSQPTYTQPFTFDSIDDALADLKIGKAIVVVDDENRENEGDVICAAQFATADMINFMAVYARGLICLAMTGERLDELDIPLMVRENTDTNQTAFTVSIDASPRIGVTTGISADDRAKTIQAVLDPDTRPTDLRRPGHIFPIRARSGGVLKRAGHTEAAVDLSLLAGLYPAGVICEIQNPDGSMARLPQLIDYAREHDLKIISIADLISYRLKHERFVHRETVADLPSQFGHFKIYGYRNLLDNTEHVAIVKGDPAEFSNQPVMVRVHSECLTGDSLGSLRCDCRVQLEAALKMIEHNGSGVVVYLRQEGRGIGLVNKLKAYSLQDMGLDTVEANEKLGFPADLRDYGVGAQILNDLGVKQIRLVTNNPRKIAGLKGYGLEMIDRVPLLTEATTYNSGYLATKAEKLGHLFLRTYLATISINLRDDLNSVTERYALLEKLRHVAKARDLMLQEETRPMALALFDRSSLIINLGFEHEIAADAEWYKSAQHPFTIAVADMLDQITMGLSLEKMEFLVSPGSDPLVGLQIQLDRQTFPLHRLPSTICDLLTTQTIYSFLKV; translated from the coding sequence GTGGTCGCCTTGAACTTCTCTGTTAAATCGTCTCAACCAACCTATACCCAACCGTTTACCTTCGATTCGATCGATGATGCCCTCGCCGACTTGAAAATCGGAAAAGCGATCGTTGTTGTCGATGATGAGAACCGGGAGAACGAGGGGGATGTCATCTGCGCCGCGCAGTTTGCCACGGCTGACATGATTAATTTCATGGCAGTTTATGCTAGAGGTCTGATCTGTCTCGCTATGACGGGAGAACGGCTCGATGAGCTAGATATCCCTTTAATGGTTCGAGAAAATACGGATACGAATCAGACGGCTTTCACTGTCAGTATTGATGCGTCTCCTCGGATCGGCGTCACGACCGGGATTTCCGCCGACGATCGCGCTAAAACAATCCAGGCTGTTCTTGATCCCGACACGCGTCCGACTGATTTACGTCGTCCTGGACACATCTTCCCGATCCGCGCACGCAGCGGCGGTGTTCTGAAACGTGCAGGACATACTGAGGCAGCGGTCGATTTATCTCTCTTGGCAGGTTTATATCCGGCGGGTGTGATCTGTGAAATTCAAAACCCAGATGGGTCGATGGCAAGGTTGCCACAGCTCATCGACTACGCCCGTGAGCATGATTTAAAAATTATCAGCATCGCCGATCTGATCAGCTATCGGTTAAAGCATGAACGATTTGTACATCGAGAAACGGTTGCTGATTTACCTTCCCAATTTGGGCACTTTAAGATTTATGGCTATCGGAATCTGCTCGACAATACAGAGCATGTGGCGATCGTCAAAGGTGATCCCGCCGAGTTTTCAAACCAGCCTGTGATGGTGCGCGTCCATTCAGAATGTTTGACCGGCGATTCTTTAGGGTCATTGCGCTGCGATTGCCGAGTGCAACTGGAAGCTGCATTGAAGATGATTGAGCATAACGGTTCCGGTGTCGTCGTGTATTTGAGACAAGAAGGGCGAGGGATTGGCTTAGTGAATAAGCTGAAAGCCTACTCGCTGCAAGACATGGGACTCGATACTGTTGAAGCCAATGAAAAGCTAGGATTTCCAGCAGATTTGCGGGATTACGGAGTGGGCGCTCAGATCTTGAATGATCTGGGGGTAAAACAGATTCGTCTAGTCACCAATAATCCGCGCAAGATTGCAGGACTTAAAGGCTATGGATTGGAAATGATCGATCGCGTTCCTTTATTAACAGAAGCGACGACTTACAATTCTGGCTATTTGGCGACGAAAGCAGAAAAATTAGGGCATTTATTTCTTCGCACTTACTTAGCAACCATTTCGATCAATTTAAGAGATGATCTGAATTCTGTGACCGAGCGGTATGCGCTGCTTGAGAAATTACGGCATGTGGCGAAAGCTCGGGATTTGATGTTACAGGAAGAAACTCGACCGATGGCGCTCGCGCTGTTTGATCGATCGTCATTGATCATCAATTTAGGCTTTGAGCATGAAATCGCCGCTGATGCCGAGTGGTACAAGTCTGCGCAGCATCCGTTTACGATTGCTGTTGCCGATATGTTGGATCAAATTACGATGGGTCTGTCTCTAGAGAAGATGGAGTTCCTCGTTTCACCTGGAAGTGATCCATTAGTTGGACTCCAGATTCAACTTGATCGTCAAACCTTCCCGTTACATCGTCTGCCTTCTACGATCTGTGACTTGCTGACAACTCAAACGATTTACAGCTTCTTGAAGGTCTAA
- the argC gene encoding N-acetyl-gamma-glutamyl-phosphate reductase, which produces MGDSERISVGIIGASGYGGVQLVRLLLDHPRLELAYLGGDSTAGQDFSAQYPHLFYAVQQPIEAIDLDKIAERCDVVFLSLPNGLALKMAPTLLERGCKVLDLSADYRFSDLSVYKQWYGGDRTDDAVAETAVYGLPELYRDRIAGANLVGCPGCYPTASLLALSPLLKQGLVDPGTAIIDAKSGTSGGGRVPKTGFLLAEADNSLGAYGVARHRHTPEIEQICSDLTGHDVLVQFTPHLIPMVRGILSTVYATLRDPGLVRDDLLTIYGAFYRSSPWVKLLPSGTYPQTKWACGTNLCYIGIEVDQRTGRVIVMSAIDNLMKGQAGQAIQCLNIMMGWDETLGLPKYSFYP; this is translated from the coding sequence ATGGGTGATTCAGAACGGATCTCCGTCGGGATTATAGGCGCATCAGGTTACGGAGGAGTTCAACTCGTTCGCCTGTTGCTGGATCATCCGCGCCTGGAGTTGGCTTATTTGGGCGGCGATAGTACTGCGGGACAGGATTTCTCTGCTCAGTATCCTCATCTTTTTTACGCAGTACAACAGCCGATCGAAGCAATTGATCTCGATAAAATTGCTGAACGTTGCGATGTCGTTTTTCTTTCTTTGCCAAATGGTTTGGCACTGAAGATGGCTCCAACGTTGCTAGAGCGCGGCTGTAAGGTTTTGGATCTGTCAGCCGACTATCGTTTTTCGGATTTGTCAGTTTACAAGCAGTGGTATGGCGGCGATCGTACCGATGATGCCGTCGCTGAAACGGCAGTCTATGGCTTGCCGGAGTTGTATCGCGATCGCATTGCTGGAGCGAATTTAGTCGGGTGCCCAGGATGTTATCCGACCGCAAGTTTGTTGGCGTTGTCTCCTTTGCTAAAGCAGGGATTGGTTGATCCAGGAACTGCAATTATTGATGCGAAGTCTGGGACTTCTGGCGGCGGGCGAGTTCCCAAGACTGGCTTCCTACTCGCCGAGGCGGATAATTCGCTTGGGGCTTACGGTGTGGCGCGGCATCGTCATACCCCAGAGATTGAGCAGATTTGTAGCGATCTGACCGGGCATGATGTGCTTGTTCAGTTCACACCGCATTTAATCCCAATGGTGCGCGGGATTTTATCCACAGTTTATGCAACGTTGCGCGATCCAGGATTGGTGCGGGATGATTTGCTGACAATTTATGGGGCATTTTATCGATCGTCACCTTGGGTGAAGTTGTTGCCCAGTGGAACCTATCCGCAGACCAAATGGGCATGTGGAACAAATCTTTGCTATATCGGCATTGAAGTCGATCAACGAACGGGCAGAGTGATTGTCATGTCCGCGATCGACAATTTAATGAAGGGACAGGCAGGGCAGGCAATTCAATGTCTCAACATCATGATGGGATGGGATGAAACTCTAGGATTGCCGAAGTACAGCTTTTATCCTTAA
- the cobM gene encoding precorrin-4 C(11)-methyltransferase gives MDDIPLSPAVYIVGAGPGDPDLLTVKAQKLLAQADTIVFADSLVPPQILEGIRADAEVIPTADKTLEEILPILIDRVRSHKSVIRLHSGDPCLYSAIQEQMQALFDADIPFEVIPGISVYQLAAARLRVEFTVPGLVQSIILTRISGRTQVPESEELSSLAAHRSTLCLYLSARHVETAQHKLLQHYSAETLVAICFRLGWEDEKIRVVPLAQMAEVTQQENLIRTTLYVISPALSAATVPYGSEGVNLNARSRLYDPQHDRLFKDHPTSE, from the coding sequence ATGGATGATATCCCTCTCTCTCCCGCAGTTTATATTGTCGGTGCAGGACCAGGCGATCCCGATTTACTGACGGTAAAAGCGCAAAAACTTTTAGCTCAGGCAGATACGATCGTATTCGCTGATTCCTTGGTTCCCCCTCAAATTCTTGAGGGGATTCGGGCTGATGCTGAGGTGATTCCGACAGCAGATAAGACTTTAGAAGAGATTTTGCCGATTCTGATTGATCGAGTGCGATCGCACAAATCGGTGATCCGGCTTCATTCCGGCGATCCTTGTCTTTACAGTGCTATCCAAGAACAAATGCAGGCACTATTTGATGCGGATATTCCTTTTGAAGTCATTCCAGGCATTAGTGTTTATCAGTTAGCGGCTGCGCGGTTGCGAGTTGAATTTACCGTTCCAGGCTTAGTGCAGTCGATCATTCTGACTCGCATTAGCGGACGGACTCAGGTGCCAGAATCCGAAGAACTGTCGTCATTGGCAGCCCATCGCTCAACGCTTTGTCTCTATCTCAGTGCGCGCCATGTTGAAACTGCTCAGCACAAACTTCTGCAACACTATTCAGCCGAAACGCTGGTTGCAATTTGTTTTCGCTTAGGTTGGGAAGATGAAAAAATTCGAGTCGTTCCTCTTGCTCAAATGGCAGAAGTGACCCAACAGGAAAATCTAATTCGGACAACCCTTTATGTGATTAGTCCTGCCTTGAGTGCTGCAACTGTTCCTTATGGGTCTGAAGGCGTGAATTTAAACGCGCGATCGCGACTTTATGATCCACAACACGATCGCTTGTTTAAAGATCATCCAACTTCCGAATAA
- a CDS encoding beta-ketoacyl-ACP synthase: protein MDVVVTGIGLVSALGNLMSSWKGLVEMRSGIQFYQPFSCVEPKPIALIEQQPSEILTLTRQVVADAIEDAGLESPLFDCGIVLGSSRGNQMQWEKLAAGQGEMSNWLNTLPNVAAIATAQMVGSQGIVLAPMAACATGLWAIARAAELIRSRQCDRVICGAIEAPITPLTLIGFERMGALAREGAFPFDVDRQGLVLGEGGAVLILESAELAAQRNAKIYGRVLGAGLTADGYHVSAPEPESRAAIAAVQHCLERSQLRPQEIDYIHAHGTSTQLNDRNEAQLIQRCFSDSVWVSSTKGATGHTLGGSGALGAAFCLMALQEQIVPPNVGLRELEFELAIARSAQTAKLENVLCFSFGFGGQNAIVAFSR, encoded by the coding sequence ATGGATGTCGTTGTTACTGGGATTGGTTTAGTCTCAGCGTTGGGAAATCTAATGTCGAGTTGGAAAGGGTTGGTAGAAATGCGATCAGGCATTCAGTTCTACCAGCCTTTTTCGTGTGTGGAGCCGAAACCCATCGCATTGATTGAACAACAGCCGAGTGAGATTTTAACGTTGACGCGACAGGTTGTAGCAGATGCGATCGAGGATGCAGGATTAGAATCACCTTTGTTTGACTGTGGGATTGTGCTGGGGTCAAGTCGTGGCAACCAGATGCAGTGGGAAAAGTTAGCGGCAGGGCAAGGGGAGATGTCAAACTGGTTGAATACGTTGCCCAATGTGGCGGCGATCGCGACGGCTCAGATGGTCGGCTCTCAAGGGATTGTGTTGGCTCCGATGGCCGCCTGTGCGACTGGACTTTGGGCGATCGCGCGCGCGGCGGAATTGATTCGCAGTAGACAGTGCGATCGTGTCATTTGTGGAGCGATCGAAGCACCCATTACTCCTCTGACCCTGATTGGATTTGAACGGATGGGAGCCTTAGCGAGAGAGGGAGCGTTTCCGTTCGATGTAGATCGACAAGGCTTAGTATTAGGAGAAGGCGGGGCAGTTTTGATTTTGGAGTCGGCGGAGTTAGCCGCTCAAAGAAATGCCAAAATCTATGGACGAGTTTTGGGGGCTGGACTGACGGCGGATGGGTATCATGTCAGCGCGCCGGAGCCTGAGAGTCGAGCCGCGATCGCTGCGGTTCAACACTGTTTGGAGCGGAGTCAGCTTCGACCCCAAGAGATTGACTACATTCACGCTCATGGAACGTCTACCCAATTGAACGATCGCAATGAAGCCCAGTTAATTCAGCGCTGTTTTTCCGATTCGGTTTGGGTCAGTTCGACGAAGGGAGCGACCGGACATACTTTGGGTGGATCGGGTGCTTTGGGAGCGGCGTTTTGTTTGATGGCTTTGCAAGAGCAAATTGTGCCACCGAATGTAGGTTTGCGAGAATTGGAGTTTGAGTTAGCGATCGCGCGATCGGCTCAGACCGCAAAATTAGAAAATGTTCTGTGCTTTAGTTTTGGCTTCGGGGGACAGAATGCGATCGTTGCTTTTTCGCGGTGA
- a CDS encoding peptidylprolyl isomerase, with translation MFALVGCNSQPETSAAPTGSPTPSPSTPATSSPTATTLPRLEGKATVVMTVKGAPITMELDGTSAPITAGNFVDLVNRKVYDGLVFHRVVREPQPFVVQGGDPQSKNPNVPLDRLGTGGFIDPATQQPRDIPLEITPRDAKEPIYSRTFREAGVNVPPKLRHTRGAVAMARSQSPDSASSQFYVALADLQFLDGDYAVFGYVTQGMETVDKIQQGDRIESAKVTQGLENLKGGSASPAASPSASPSPSPTTSP, from the coding sequence ATGTTTGCCTTAGTTGGGTGTAATTCTCAACCGGAAACTTCTGCCGCTCCAACCGGATCGCCTACTCCAAGCCCTTCTACACCAGCAACAAGTTCGCCAACGGCAACGACACTGCCTCGCTTAGAAGGAAAAGCAACCGTGGTGATGACGGTGAAAGGTGCGCCCATCACAATGGAATTAGATGGAACCAGTGCACCGATTACAGCCGGAAACTTTGTCGATTTGGTAAACCGCAAGGTTTATGACGGATTGGTGTTTCATCGTGTAGTGCGGGAACCTCAACCGTTTGTAGTGCAGGGTGGCGATCCTCAAAGTAAGAATCCGAATGTACCGCTCGATCGCTTGGGAACAGGTGGATTTATTGATCCAGCAACTCAGCAACCGCGAGACATTCCATTGGAAATTACGCCCCGAGATGCAAAAGAGCCGATTTATAGCCGTACATTTAGAGAAGCTGGGGTGAATGTTCCACCGAAACTTAGACATACTCGTGGAGCAGTCGCGATGGCGCGATCGCAGTCTCCGGATTCGGCTTCATCACAGTTCTATGTCGCGTTGGCAGATTTGCAATTCCTAGATGGCGATTATGCCGTGTTTGGATATGTGACCCAGGGAATGGAGACGGTGGATAAGATTCAACAGGGCGATCGTATTGAATCTGCGAAGGTCACTCAGGGATTAGAAAATTTAAAGGGAGGTTCGGCGAGTCCAGCGGCGAGTCCAAGCGCAAGTCCTTCTCCAAGTCCGACGACTTCACCCTAG